CCAGATCGTCGTGGTCGCGGGTGAGCGACCAGACACCGGTGGCGTCGTCCCGCTTGAGCGGCACGGCCTTCGCGGTGCCGCCGGTGGCCTTGTCGAAGAGCTGGACGGCGACCTCGGTGGCGGTCGGCGCCCACAGCGACAGGGTGACCTTGCGGTTGTCGTCGCCGAACCAGCCGCTCTCCTTGCGGCCGCTGTAGACCGGGCCGAGCTGGGCCTGGGCGGCCTTCGCGGCGTACAGGTCGTCGAGCACACCGGGGATCTGGACGCCGGTGGCGGCGACGGCGGCGCCGCTCGGCAGGTGCTCGGTGAAGAGCAGCTGGCTGCGCAGGGCCTGGGTGATCCGGCCCGTGTCGCGGCTGTCGACGGTGAAGGCGCGGTAGCCGGCCAGGTGGGGGAAGGCGGCCTTCTGCGCGGCGGTCAGGGTGCCGGGGTTGAGCCGGATCCACTGGCCGGGCTTGCTGAGCACGCCCTTGTCGGCGGTGATGCCGCCGGCCGGGTCGTAGATCAGCTGGGCGCTGGTGCCGCCGTTCAGGGCGGTGTCGGCGGCGCCGTAGTTGGCCGGGACGACCACCGTCCTGGCGTCGATCCACTGGGCGCGCGCGGAGGTCAGGTCGACCTGCGAGGAGCTGCCGGAGGCCTGCGGCAGCAGGTAGCCCTCCTGGCCGCCCAGGACCCAGATCTCCCGCCCGCTGGTGGCGAAGTTCAGGGACTGGTCCTGCGGGAGGTCCTTGTCGTTGCCGTTGTGGATGATGTAGCTGAGGCTGGTCGCGCCCGGGGCCAGCGGCACCTCGAAGACCGCGCCGTAGGCGTCCTTGCGGGCGGGCATCAGCGGGCTGCCCCAGTCGGTGGGGGTGGCGGCGCCCGTCCAGTCGTGCAGGCCCCAGCCGTCGTAGTTGCCGTCCGCGCGGTGGTAGTGGATGACCGCGGTGTTCTCCTTCACCGGCACCGCCGCGTCGGGGTCTGCGGTGCGGACGGTCGGGTCGCCCTCCTTGATCCACACCTCGCCGGTGGTGCCGAGGTCGATGTGGCGGTCGGTGTCGACGTCCTTGGTGCCGTTGTTCTCCACGACGAAGCCGACGTCGGAGGCGCCGGTCTTCAGCTTCACGTAGGCGAAGGCGCCGTAGGCGTCCCGGCCGACGAAGCCGTGCCCGGCCGGCCAGGTGGTGGACTCGCCGTCGGCGAGGTCGCCCCAGGCGTAGAGGTTCCAGCCGTCGTAGTCGCCGTTCCTGCGCTGGTAGTGGACGACCGCGTAGGGGCGGGAGGTGGCGCTCGGGGCCTGCTGCGGCACCGGGGCGCCGGTGGTGAAGGAGCCGGTGGTGGAGGCGAGGCGGCCGGCCGAGTCCTGGACGACGGCCTTGTAGCGGACGACGGTGCCGGGGGCGGCCGCGGAGACGTCCTGGGTGACCTTGAAGCTGCCGTTGTCGGCGGTGCCGAGGACCTGCCAGGGGCCGGTGCCGACCTGCGCGGCGAAGGTGACCCGGTCGAAGCCGCCGCCGGGCACCTGGGCGCCGACGGTGACGGTGCCGGTGGCGCCGTCGGCGGGCGCCTGCAGGGTGATCTGCGGGCCGGCGGCGGGCTTGGCGAGCTTGCCGGCCGCCTTCCAGACCACCGAGGACATCGGCGGGACGGTGACGGTGAGCTTCCGGTCGGCGCCGGTGGTGGCCTTGGGGCCGGCGGCCGGGTAGACCGGGCGGAAGTCCATGCCGGCCGAGTAGGTGTCCAGGGCGACGGTCTTCGGCTCGGCGGAGTTGTTCACCGCGACCAGGTACTCGACCTGCTGCCTGGCGTCGATCCGGGAGAAGGCGTACACGCCGGGCCCGTCGGCGGCGTACCGCTCGATCTGGGCTCCGTCGGCGAGCGCCGGGTAGGCCTCGCGCAGCGAGGCGAGGTCGGAGATGCCCTCGTACAGCGCGCCGTGCTTGCCGTAGCGGTCGGCGGAGCCCTTGGAGCCGCCGATCACGTTGTCGGCGTTGTACGAGGGGGTCTTGGACGCGAACATGTCCTGCCGGGCGTCCTTGTCGCCGCCAGCGCCGGTGAAGCCCTGCTCGTCGCCGTAGTAGACGACCGGCTGGCCGCGGGTGAGGAACTGCAGCTCGTTGGCGAGCAGGTCCTTCTTGAGCAGCAGATCCTGGCTCGCGCCCGGGTTGTCGCTCTGCAGGAAGCTGCCGAAGCGGCCCATGTCGTGGTTGCCGAGGAAGGTCGGCAGCTCGTGGGCGTCGGTGGAGCCGGTGGTGTAGCGGTAGTCCTGCGCGTACAGCTCGGCGAGGGACTTGGCGGAGCCGTTCTGCGAGACGAACCGGCGGGCCGCGTCCTGGAAGGCGAAGTCCAGGGTGGCCTGCAGCTTGCCCTTGGTGACGTAGGGCGCGGTGACGGACGGGTCGGCGGAGTAGACCTCGCCGAACATGAAGAAGTCCTTGTTGCCGCGCTGGGCGGCGAACTGCTTGAGCGCGGGTGCCCAGTTCTGCCAGAACGCCATGTTGACGTGCTTCACGGTGTCGATCCGGAAGCCGTCGACGCCGGCCTCGGCGACCCAGGTCTGGTAGATCTTCTTCATGCCGTCGACGACCTTGGGGTTCTGGGTGTCCAGGTCGTCCAGGCCGGAGAAGTCGCCCTCGGTGGAGGACTCGCCGACGAAGGTCGAGTTGCCGCGGTTGTGGTAGAGCGAGGGGTCGTTCAGCCAGGACGGGGTCTTGGCGTTCGCGTCGGCCGGGGAGCGCAGCACCGGGGTGTAGGGGAACGAGTCCTTGGTGATCTTCGGCCAGGCGGTGCCGGCGTCGGCGACGGCGGTCTCGTCGACCGGGTTGCCGTCCGCGTCCAGGGTCGGATAGGCGCCGGCCGAGCGGTAGTCGTAGCTGTGCTCGGCGAAGTCGACGACGTCGGCGGTGTGGTTGGTGATGACGTCGAAGAAGACCTTGATGCCCTTGGCGTGCGCCTTGCGGATCAGCTCCTTGAGCTGGTCGTTGGTGCCGAAGTGCGGGTCGACCTGGGTGAAGTCGGTGATCCAGTACCCGTGGTAGCCGGCCGAGGCGTCGGCGCCGGTGCCCTGGACGGGCTTGTTCTTGAAGATCGGCGCCATCCAGATGGCGGTGGTGCCGAGGTCCTCGATGTAGTCCAGCTTGTCGATCAGACCCTGCAGGTCGCCGCCGTGGTAGAAGCCCTTGTCCGCGGGGTCGAGGCCGTTGTCGAGGCGGCCGCCGGTGATGCCCCCGGTGTCGTTCGCGGTGTTTCCGTTGGCGAAGCGGTCGGGAAGGACGAAGTAGAACTGCTCCCGCGTGAGGTCGTGCCGGCCGGCGGTGGCGGCGAGCGCGGCGTCGGAGGGCGGGGCGGGCGGGGCCGCGGCGGCGGCCAGCGGAGCCGAACCGAGGGTGGCGGAGATCAGGGACGCGGCCAGCAGGACGGCTGCTCGGCGGGGTCTGCGGTACGGGGTGGTGCTCCGAGAACGGCGGGGCTGGACATCGGCCACAGCGGGCTCCCTTGGGGCGGCTCGTTCGTCATTGAGTTGAGGTGGCGTGGACGCTAGCGCGCTGCAAGATGTTTCAGCAAGATGCTGAAAATGTTGCAACCAACCTCTTGACCGAACCGTTGCCGAGACCGCAGAGTCGTATCCGTGCCCGGGGAGTACCGCCGGATACCGGGCACGTTGCACGGGGATGGCCGCCCGTCGGGTCCGGAGGACCCGGTCCGGAGCCTGACAGCACCCGACGGGCTACCCCGCCTCTCGTGACTCGCCTCCGGGCCCATCAGGCCCACCGGGCCGTTCTGGCCCTTCCGGCCCTTCCGGCCCGGCACCGGCGCGCTCTTCGGCTCGCGAGGGATCCCCGGGGTCGACCCCGGTGATGCGCACACGCAACAATGGATTGCATGCGTCCCCCCAGGCTCACTCCCCCTCCGACCGCAGGGGGACAGCCGGTGAAGAATCCCCGACCAGAGGATGAGCGGACGGCCACGGGACGTCTGGCAGACTTCTCGTCCATGGGGGAACCGACCGAGATCCACGCAGCCGCCGCCGACCGCGCCGGCGCGGCGACCACCGGCGGTTCCGTCCCGGGCGAGGACACCCATCGGGTCTCGCTGCCGGACGGAGCCACCAGCGCCGCCCGTACGCGCTCCGCCGCGCTCCGCGCCCGGGTCCGCTCGCAGCGGCGCTCCCCCGCCCGGCCCCGGCTCTGGTTCGAGCTGGCGCTGATCGGCATCAGCTACTGGCTGTACTCGCTGGTCCGCAACGCCGTCCCGGAGCAGGCCTCGATCGCCCAGCGGCACGCCGACTGGGTGTGGCGCTTCGAGCGCGCCATCGGCGTCGGCATAGAGCGGGCGGTCAACCACACCGTCGACCGGGTCGAGTGGTTGATCGTCGGTATGAACTACTACTACGCGACCCTGCACTTCATCGTGACGATCGGCGTGCTGGTCTGGCTCTACCGCAGGCATCCGGGCCGCTACGCGGCCACCCGGACAGTCCTCTTCGTGACCACCGGCATCGCCCTGGTGGGCTTCTACTGCTTCCCGCTGGCACCGCCCCGGCTGATGACCGGCGGCAACTTCGTCGACACCGTCGCCGCCCACCACACCTGGGGGTCGATGGCCTCCGGCCCGGCGGCGCACGTCTCCAACCAGTACGCGGCGATGCCCTCGATGCACATCGGCTGGTCGCTCTGGTGCGGTCTGACGATCTTCTTCCTGGCCCGCCGCACCTGGGTGCGGGCGCTCGGCCTGGCCTATCCGGTGGCCACCCTGGTCGTGATCGTCTCGACCGCCAACCACTTCTGGATGGACGCCGTCGGCGGCGTGGCCTGCCTCGCGGTCGGCTTCCTCGCCGCCCGGCTGATCTACCACGTCTGGGCGTACCAGCTGCCCAGGGTGCCGGGCGGGCGGCGACAGCTGCCGGTCACCGTGCCGGTGCACTGGACGACGCCGGTCGGCGCCGGCCGCAACTGACCGCGGCCCCG
The nucleotide sequence above comes from Streptomyces sp. TLI_235. Encoded proteins:
- a CDS encoding pullulanase-type alpha-1,6-glucosidase encodes the protein MADVQPRRSRSTTPYRRPRRAAVLLAASLISATLGSAPLAAAAAPPAPPSDAALAATAGRHDLTREQFYFVLPDRFANGNTANDTGGITGGRLDNGLDPADKGFYHGGDLQGLIDKLDYIEDLGTTAIWMAPIFKNKPVQGTGADASAGYHGYWITDFTQVDPHFGTNDQLKELIRKAHAKGIKVFFDVITNHTADVVDFAEHSYDYRSAGAYPTLDADGNPVDETAVADAGTAWPKITKDSFPYTPVLRSPADANAKTPSWLNDPSLYHNRGNSTFVGESSTEGDFSGLDDLDTQNPKVVDGMKKIYQTWVAEAGVDGFRIDTVKHVNMAFWQNWAPALKQFAAQRGNKDFFMFGEVYSADPSVTAPYVTKGKLQATLDFAFQDAARRFVSQNGSAKSLAELYAQDYRYTTGSTDAHELPTFLGNHDMGRFGSFLQSDNPGASQDLLLKKDLLANELQFLTRGQPVVYYGDEQGFTGAGGDKDARQDMFASKTPSYNADNVIGGSKGSADRYGKHGALYEGISDLASLREAYPALADGAQIERYAADGPGVYAFSRIDARQQVEYLVAVNNSAEPKTVALDTYSAGMDFRPVYPAAGPKATTGADRKLTVTVPPMSSVVWKAAGKLAKPAAGPQITLQAPADGATGTVTVGAQVPGGGFDRVTFAAQVGTGPWQVLGTADNGSFKVTQDVSAAAPGTVVRYKAVVQDSAGRLASTTGSFTTGAPVPQQAPSATSRPYAVVHYQRRNGDYDGWNLYAWGDLADGESTTWPAGHGFVGRDAYGAFAYVKLKTGASDVGFVVENNGTKDVDTDRHIDLGTTGEVWIKEGDPTVRTADPDAAVPVKENTAVIHYHRADGNYDGWGLHDWTGAATPTDWGSPLMPARKDAYGAVFEVPLAPGATSLSYIIHNGNDKDLPQDQSLNFATSGREIWVLGGQEGYLLPQASGSSSQVDLTSARAQWIDARTVVVPANYGAADTALNGGTSAQLIYDPAGGITADKGVLSKPGQWIRLNPGTLTAAQKAAFPHLAGYRAFTVDSRDTGRITQALRSQLLFTEHLPSGAAVAATGVQIPGVLDDLYAAKAAQAQLGPVYSGRKESGWFGDDNRKVTLSLWAPTATEVAVQLFDKATGGTAKAVPLKRDDATGVWSLTRDHDDLDGKYYTFQVKVWAPSVQQTVTNTVTDPYAVALSTDSKRSLVADLSAQSTKPKGWDRHRSPEAIPAAKQQIQELHVRDFSSADTTVPADERGTYLAFTQSTSAGMRHLRDLAKAGVTTIHLLPTFDIATIRENRADQKLPACDLAALAADSDKQQECVAAVQADDAYNWGYDPLHYTVPEGSYATDPNGTARTVQFREMVQAMHDAGLRVVLDVVYNHTAAAGQDEHSVLDKVVPGYYQRLSDTGKVTTDSCCADTAPEHAMMNKLVVDSVVTWARQYRVDGFRFDLMGIDPKSTMLDVQSALRGLTPQKDGVDGKNIFLYGEGWNFGVVANDARFVQATQTNMAGTGIATFNDRIRDAARGGNFMLSSAPQQGFASGLFTDPNGSAANGTPAEQKARLLHQMDQVKVGLTGNLAGYSFTDSSGKTVTGKAVDYNGAPTGYAAQPGEAVEYLDAHDNADLFDALAYKLPVGTSPADRARMQALGLSLTALSQGPGFAQAGSDLLRSKSLDANAFDSGDWFNAIHWDCTQGNGWGRGLPMAADNKSMWPTAKSLLADPKLAVGCNETNASTSMYQQFLRIRQSSSLFALTTAADVQKRLSFPLSGTAGEAPGVITMHLDGTGLRGAEKGITVVFNATPTAQQQTLAALRGTGQALHRVQAGGADPVVKQSAFDPATGTFTVPARTVAVFVQH
- a CDS encoding PAP2 superfamily protein gives rise to the protein MGEPTEIHAAAADRAGAATTGGSVPGEDTHRVSLPDGATSAARTRSAALRARVRSQRRSPARPRLWFELALIGISYWLYSLVRNAVPEQASIAQRHADWVWRFERAIGVGIERAVNHTVDRVEWLIVGMNYYYATLHFIVTIGVLVWLYRRHPGRYAATRTVLFVTTGIALVGFYCFPLAPPRLMTGGNFVDTVAAHHTWGSMASGPAAHVSNQYAAMPSMHIGWSLWCGLTIFFLARRTWVRALGLAYPVATLVVIVSTANHFWMDAVGGVACLAVGFLAARLIYHVWAYQLPRVPGGRRQLPVTVPVHWTTPVGAGRN